A single window of Candidatus Lokiarchaeota archaeon DNA harbors:
- a CDS encoding aminotransferase class V-fold PLP-dependent enzyme produces MAAARHAVYLQIEERMLFWIHTYGFIVDISSSVRVYKIGFQVNRMKWLNHDILMVPGPSEPYQEVLAELSRPVLPHYGLKWKEIYEDTRDGLQKIFETEEEVIIVPGCGNSGLELAVANLVEKDDKILVVYDGFFADYFKELVEAYGGTAVLASAPYGKAVKPRQIREVVDEVGGIKGIISAHNETLAGVKHDLVGIGKIAEEFDLFNIVDAISSFGGMKIDMDRWGIDICIGYASKSLGGVNGITPVAISSRVWDDIAERQSVVHSRFLDLNLWKKTIDEWSSWGHPFPVSQPTSVIVALRKAVEIALEEGLKERYKRHSICKEVVREAVRALHLEPFVADEDDASETVTSIELPEELLASNVTSILKEDFNIIMGTMGLLGINGLRISHMALTASPHYIIPAIFALEGSLRKLGWKVEDGKAVKTAAEAFYRYT; encoded by the coding sequence ATGGCTGCAGCAAGACACGCAGTATACCTCCAGATTGAGGAACGGATGCTATTCTGGATACATACCTATGGCTTCATCGTGGATATTTCATCTTCGGTTCGGGTATATAAAATCGGTTTTCAGGTGAATAGAATGAAATGGCTAAATCACGATATCTTAATGGTGCCTGGTCCATCGGAACCATACCAAGAAGTCCTTGCGGAACTCTCTAGACCTGTCTTGCCTCACTACGGTTTAAAGTGGAAGGAAATCTATGAGGACACACGAGATGGTCTACAGAAGATATTCGAAACCGAGGAGGAAGTCATAATTGTCCCCGGGTGTGGTAACTCCGGCCTAGAGCTCGCCGTTGCCAATCTAGTCGAAAAAGATGACAAGATTTTGGTGGTCTACGACGGTTTCTTCGCAGACTATTTCAAGGAATTAGTGGAGGCCTACGGAGGGACTGCGGTTCTAGCCTCTGCACCTTACGGGAAGGCCGTAAAACCTCGACAGATAAGAGAGGTTGTAGACGAAGTGGGGGGCATCAAAGGAATCATTTCGGCGCATAATGAGACTCTTGCTGGAGTGAAACACGATCTAGTCGGAATAGGGAAGATTGCAGAAGAATTCGACCTGTTCAACATTGTGGATGCGATCTCGTCCTTTGGCGGAATGAAAATCGATATGGACAGGTGGGGTATAGACATCTGCATTGGATATGCCAGCAAGTCGCTCGGAGGTGTCAATGGAATCACTCCTGTAGCCATCAGCAGTAGAGTTTGGGACGACATTGCGGAACGACAATCTGTTGTGCACAGTCGCTTTCTCGATTTGAACCTATGGAAGAAGACTATTGACGAGTGGTCTTCGTGGGGCCATCCTTTCCCCGTTTCACAGCCCACTTCTGTTATTGTGGCTCTCAGGAAAGCCGTCGAAATAGCCCTGGAAGAAGGTCTTAAGGAGAGATACAAGCGGCATAGTATTTGCAAAGAGGTTGTTAGGGAAGCGGTTAGGGCTCTGCATCTTGAGCCTTTTGTGGCCGATGAAGATGATGCATCAGAAACAGTCACGTCCATAGAATTGCCAGAAGAGTTGCTTGCCAGCAATGTGACATCTATCCTAAAGGAGGATTTCAATATTATCATGGGCACCATGGGACTTCTTGGCATAAATGGGCTGAGAATCTCCCACATGGCATTGACAGCCTCTCCACATTATATCATCCCTGCGATATTTGCCTTGGAGGGTTCTCTACGCAAACTGGGATGGAAAGTGGAGGATGGAAAAGCTGTAAAGACTGCTGCCGAAGCATTCTATCGATACACGTAG
- a CDS encoding IS5 family transposase: MAYDRSYNAAKARRFHYLLQELMSLCNTIPDVRSHRGRPVEFPLPVLFVLLGLKFDARLGYRDFVAWLALQPELLARLGLQRPPSHTLLNGALKRLDTRLLHRLYEVVARKQPPPRRVAVDATGFSHATGGEWLSVRFKKTRKRRFHALHAAVDTESLLVHAARIRARPGGDAKHLVSLLRRVPGNELATVYGDKAYISKKNAQFVTELGAYPAIEPKRNLRARSRGHRGYGRLLREYRANPDKWKRTHQYGQRSLAETVFSMLKVRFGGSLSSRGYKERRRELLIKVLLHNIQQVNFLECAAR; encoded by the coding sequence ATGGCTTACGATAGGTCATACAACGCGGCCAAAGCTCGCCGTTTTCATTATCTCCTTCAAGAGCTTATGAGCCTTTGCAATACCATTCCGGATGTCCGGTCTCACCGTGGTCGACCGGTGGAATTCCCTCTCCCGGTGCTGTTCGTCCTTCTCGGGCTCAAGTTTGATGCCAGACTGGGGTATCGTGATTTCGTGGCCTGGCTTGCCCTTCAGCCAGAGCTGCTTGCCCGACTGGGTCTTCAACGCCCACCCAGTCACACCCTCCTCAACGGAGCTCTCAAACGATTGGATACCCGGCTCCTCCACCGACTGTACGAGGTCGTTGCCCGGAAGCAACCTCCTCCCAGACGGGTCGCGGTGGACGCCACTGGCTTCTCCCATGCGACCGGTGGTGAGTGGTTATCGGTGCGGTTCAAGAAGACGCGGAAACGACGGTTCCATGCCCTTCACGCGGCCGTGGATACCGAGAGCTTGCTGGTTCATGCGGCCCGGATACGAGCTCGACCCGGGGGAGATGCCAAACACCTGGTTTCCCTGTTGCGACGGGTGCCAGGCAATGAGCTTGCAACGGTCTACGGTGACAAGGCCTACATCTCCAAGAAGAACGCTCAGTTCGTAACCGAGCTGGGTGCCTACCCGGCTATCGAACCCAAACGGAACCTACGAGCTCGATCCCGGGGCCACAGAGGATACGGGCGATTATTACGGGAGTACAGAGCTAACCCGGATAAGTGGAAGCGGACGCATCAGTACGGTCAGCGAAGCCTTGCAGAAACCGTGTTCAGCATGCTGAAAGTACGGTTCGGTGGAAGTCTGAGCTCACGGGGGTACAAAGAGCGGCGACGAGAGCTGCTGATCAAAGTCCTTCTGCACAACATCCAACAGGTGAACTTCCTGGAGTGTGCTGCAAGGTGA